One Nocardia farcinica genomic region harbors:
- a CDS encoding nucleotide-binding protein translates to MPTGLPGPSPDSGVAAHRAPVSDQPAPGVLGRDPNVFAQAPADPSMPGWNQPQPSVPPDSPYGAPAAQQGYPVAPPFAAAPGNYHIPGDRRPGEPGYLPEPGYPSAPGEQHPPQSGQPPVQAQVAPAPQAPPPSSTPPWNPAGGASQWGQVPPQAPQPGHPSLDDVPMRRAKRAPGSGWRKAVHHMSGGAINPGMSAEERRLQELVARIRQPVRGDYRIAVLSLKGGVGKTTTTMGLGSIFASIRGDRVIAVDANPDFGTLSQRVPLQTRSTVRDLLLDPSIERYSDVRRHTSQATSRLEVLASERDPAASEAFNDEEYRAVARILQRFYNIILTDCGTGLMHSAMAGVLDLAHSLVLVSSAAIDGARSAAATLDWLSLHGHDHLVRNAVVVINLPREGSPNVGVQQLREYFLSRCRAVHIIPYDQHLSEGAEIDLHRLSKQAKRAYVELAATVADQFGVDHRRYH, encoded by the coding sequence CTGCCCACCGGCCTTCCCGGACCATCTCCCGACAGCGGCGTCGCGGCGCATCGCGCCCCGGTGAGCGATCAGCCCGCACCGGGTGTCCTCGGACGCGACCCGAATGTCTTCGCCCAGGCCCCGGCCGATCCGTCGATGCCGGGCTGGAACCAGCCGCAGCCGAGCGTACCGCCGGACTCCCCCTACGGCGCTCCCGCCGCGCAGCAGGGGTACCCGGTCGCACCGCCGTTCGCGGCGGCACCGGGCAACTACCACATCCCCGGCGACCGGCGACCCGGCGAGCCCGGCTACCTGCCCGAGCCCGGATACCCGTCGGCGCCCGGCGAACAGCACCCCCCGCAGTCCGGGCAGCCCCCGGTGCAGGCGCAGGTCGCACCCGCTCCCCAGGCGCCGCCACCGTCGAGTACCCCGCCGTGGAACCCGGCGGGTGGCGCATCCCAGTGGGGTCAGGTGCCGCCGCAGGCGCCGCAGCCCGGCCATCCCTCCCTCGACGACGTGCCGATGCGACGGGCCAAGCGCGCGCCGGGCAGCGGCTGGCGCAAGGCCGTGCACCACATGTCCGGTGGCGCGATCAATCCGGGCATGTCGGCCGAGGAGCGACGGCTGCAGGAGCTGGTCGCGCGGATCAGGCAGCCGGTGCGCGGTGACTACCGGATCGCGGTGCTGTCGTTGAAGGGTGGCGTCGGCAAGACGACGACCACGATGGGCCTCGGCTCGATCTTCGCCTCCATCCGCGGCGACCGCGTGATCGCGGTGGACGCCAACCCCGACTTCGGCACGCTCTCGCAGCGGGTGCCACTGCAGACCAGGTCGACCGTGCGCGATCTGCTGCTCGACCCGTCCATCGAGCGCTACTCGGATGTGCGTAGGCACACCTCGCAGGCCACCAGCCGGTTGGAAGTGCTTGCCAGCGAACGCGATCCGGCGGCGTCGGAGGCGTTCAACGACGAGGAGTACCGGGCGGTCGCGCGGATCCTGCAGCGCTTCTACAACATCATCCTCACCGACTGCGGCACCGGCCTGATGCACTCGGCGATGGCGGGTGTGCTTGATCTGGCGCATTCGCTGGTGCTGGTGTCCTCGGCGGCGATCGACGGCGCACGCAGTGCCGCGGCGACGCTGGACTGGCTCTCGCTGCACGGGCACGACCACCTGGTGCGCAATGCGGTCGTGGTGATCAACCTGCCGCGCGAGGGTTCACCGAACGTCGGGGTGCAGCAGTTGCGGGAGTACTTCCTCTCGCGCTGTCGCGCGGTGCACATCATCCCCTACGACCAGCATCTGTCCGAGGGCGCCGAGATCGATCTGCACCGGTTGAGCAAGCAGGCCAAGCGGGCCTACGTGGAACTGGCCGCCACGGTGGCCGACCAGTTCGGCGTCGACCACCGTCGCTATCACTGA